A region from the Kryptolebias marmoratus isolate JLee-2015 linkage group LG9, ASM164957v2, whole genome shotgun sequence genome encodes:
- the sh3bgrl gene encoding SH3 domain-binding glutamic acid-rich-like protein isoform X2 has product MVIKVYIASSSGSTSIKKQQQDVMGFLAANKIEFEECDIAADETNRKWMRENIPEDARPATGNPLPPQIFNDEKYCGNYETFFDAREDNAVYAFLGMTAPPGSKEAEALAKKAQQ; this is encoded by the exons ATGGTCATCAAAGTGTACATAGCATCGTCCTCTGGATCCACCTCG attaaaaagcagcagcaggatgtcATGGGCTTCCTGGCAGCCAATAAGATCGAGTTTGAGGAGTGTGACATCGCAGCCGACGAGACCAACAGGAAGTGGATGAGGGAGAATATCCCAGAGGATGCAAGACCCGCCACTGGGAACCCTCTCCCCCCACAGATATTCAATGATGAAAAATACTGCGGG AACTATGAGACCTTCTTCGATGCCAGAGAGGATAACGCTGTGTACGCATTTCTGGGTATGACTGCTCCTCCGGGGTCAAAG GAGGCTGAGGCCCTAGCAAAGAAAGCGCAGCAGTAG
- the sh3bgrl gene encoding SH3 domain-binding glutamic acid-rich-like protein isoform X3, which translates to MGFLAANKIEFEECDIAADETNRKWMRENIPEDARPATGNPLPPQIFNDEKYCGNYETFFDAREDNAVYAFLGMTAPPGSKEAEALAKKAQQ; encoded by the exons ATGGGCTTCCTGGCAGCCAATAAGATCGAGTTTGAGGAGTGTGACATCGCAGCCGACGAGACCAACAGGAAGTGGATGAGGGAGAATATCCCAGAGGATGCAAGACCCGCCACTGGGAACCCTCTCCCCCCACAGATATTCAATGATGAAAAATACTGCGGG AACTATGAGACCTTCTTCGATGCCAGAGAGGATAACGCTGTGTACGCATTTCTGGGTATGACTGCTCCTCCGGGGTCAAAG GAGGCTGAGGCCCTAGCAAAGAAAGCGCAGCAGTAG